One Brevibacillus choshinensis genomic window carries:
- a CDS encoding GyrI-like domain-containing protein has product MRKPTFIELGEMKVAGIGIRTTNQQQSDGNNAIGELWQRYYQDGIQDRTPDRLDPDVVVGVYSGYESDENGAYDLLIGSAVPPETDLPQELSVVTIPAGTYAVFTSRRGPLVDVVVEAWGHVWEWTRQSGNKRTFTADFERYDRQNCADPSNAQIKLYIACEPGHHPAP; this is encoded by the coding sequence ATGAGGAAACCTACCTTTATCGAACTGGGTGAAATGAAGGTTGCCGGGATCGGCATTCGCACGACCAATCAGCAGCAAAGTGACGGCAATAATGCCATAGGTGAGCTGTGGCAAAGATACTACCAGGACGGGATTCAGGATCGTACTCCAGATCGCCTGGACCCGGATGTCGTGGTAGGCGTGTATTCGGGGTATGAGAGTGATGAAAACGGAGCGTACGACCTGTTGATTGGATCAGCCGTGCCGCCTGAAACCGATTTGCCTCAAGAGCTTTCGGTTGTCACCATCCCTGCTGGCACTTATGCGGTTTTTACGTCACGACGCGGGCCACTCGTGGACGTAGTTGTCGAGGCATGGGGGCACGTGTGGGAATGGACCCGTCAAAGTGGGAATAAACGCACATTTACAGCAGATTTTGAACGGTATGATCGTCAAAATTGTGCCGATCCGAGCAATGCGCAAATTAAGCTGTACATTGCATGTGAACCTGGCCATCATCCAGCCCCATGA
- a CDS encoding IS110 family transposase has product MDRGFERLGELLDELKVLSGTEPVVILEATGHYHRGVVAYLTSREYKHFVINPLQSKRARSTQLRKVKTDAADAWHLADMYYRGDVTPHRTWDELHTELQHVTRQHEYITSMYVQAKLNARALLDQVFPAFEHVFSNLFSTTALKVLQCCLSDGTEEIETIIQGQAGKSHSKGWVREKADQLRQAFFEWSNKKRSISQSIALAGMVSLLLEFQKPIK; this is encoded by the coding sequence GTGGATAGAGGTTTTGAACGACTAGGAGAATTACTTGATGAATTGAAAGTACTTTCAGGAACGGAACCAGTCGTTATTTTGGAAGCTACCGGCCATTACCATCGAGGGGTGGTCGCCTATCTTACGAGTAGGGAGTACAAGCATTTTGTGATTAATCCTCTTCAATCTAAACGAGCGAGGAGCACGCAACTTCGAAAAGTAAAAACAGACGCGGCAGATGCATGGCACTTAGCCGACATGTATTATCGTGGTGATGTTACGCCACATCGTACATGGGATGAGTTGCATACCGAGTTGCAGCATGTGACGAGACAACATGAGTATATAACCTCGATGTATGTTCAGGCAAAGCTAAACGCGAGAGCCCTATTGGATCAGGTATTTCCAGCGTTTGAACATGTATTTAGCAACCTTTTTTCCACTACGGCGCTTAAGGTGCTGCAGTGTTGTCTGAGCGATGGGACTGAAGAGATAGAAACTATCATTCAGGGACAAGCCGGGAAATCTCATTCGAAAGGTTGGGTCAGGGAGAAGGCAGATCAGTTGAGACAAGCCTTTTTTGAATGGTCTAACAAAAAAAGGAGTATTTCGCAAAGCATAGCCCTGGCAGGAATGGTATCCCTCTTACTTGAGTTTCAAAAACCAATTAAGTAG
- a CDS encoding response regulator: MRQPYRIIVIDDDPITRMDLIEMLQEVGYHIVAEGKNGEEAVRLTQTWHPDLLIMDVKMPVMDGLTATGIIRSCSDTAILLLTAYSQKDMVVQAMAKGVSAYLIKPVMEEEFLPAVEQVLTNR; encoded by the coding sequence TTGCGTCAACCCTATCGAATCATTGTCATTGATGACGATCCGATCACTCGCATGGACTTGATCGAGATGCTGCAGGAGGTCGGATATCATATCGTGGCTGAAGGTAAAAATGGAGAAGAAGCAGTCCGCTTGACGCAAACGTGGCACCCCGATCTCCTCATCATGGACGTGAAGATGCCGGTCATGGACGGGTTGACAGCGACTGGAATCATTCGCAGCTGCTCAGATACCGCGATCCTGCTCTTGACGGCTTACAGCCAAAAGGACATGGTGGTGCAGGCGATGGCCAAGGGTGTAAGCGCTTATCTGATCAAACCGGTCATGGAAGAGGAGTTTTTGCCCGCCGTGGAACAAGTCCTGACGAACCGTTAA
- a CDS encoding prolyl-tRNA synthetase associated domain-containing protein, producing MESYQIVCEELKKMDISFDIVEHPPALTTEEADRYIEGKEGVRTKTLFLTNRKKSAYYLVILDDTKRLDMKKLGELISEKGMQFGSAENLMEKMSLPPGVVSLFGLLNNSEHDIKVCLDKEMLSENFVSFHPNDNSKTIFISTDDMYRFITLLGYEYSIIDL from the coding sequence ATGGAATCATATCAAATTGTATGTGAAGAATTAAAAAAAATGGATATCTCATTTGATATAGTTGAACACCCTCCAGCATTGACAACAGAGGAAGCGGATCGCTACATCGAGGGCAAAGAAGGTGTTCGTACAAAAACATTGTTTTTAACCAACCGAAAAAAAAGTGCATATTATTTAGTCATATTAGATGATACAAAGCGTCTGGACATGAAGAAACTTGGTGAACTCATCAGTGAAAAGGGGATGCAATTCGGGTCGGCAGAAAATTTAATGGAAAAAATGTCACTGCCTCCGGGAGTTGTATCATTGTTCGGGCTGTTAAACAATTCAGAGCATGATATTAAAGTGTGCCTTGATAAAGAGATGCTATCTGAAAATTTTGTAAGTTTTCATCCGAATGATAATTCAAAGACTATTTTTATTTCGACTGATGATATGTATAGATTTATTACTTTATTAGGTTATGAATATTCAATAATTGATTTATAA
- the eutC gene encoding ethanolamine ammonia-lyase subunit EutC, whose protein sequence is MKPIDVDDLVQRVWEEMMRKRQEAIPFPEQKQRGVERPKNPEALERAMNRTPARIGIGRAGTRMKTGSYLQFRIDQAAAQDAVMKSISPDWLEQLQLPALCTRAKDMQEYLMNLDSGRMLSNESAAWLQRHGEMGKDVQIIISDGLSTSACEATIPDLLPALMQGLTLKKISVAKPIFIHRGRVWVQDHVASIVKCKVVISLIGERPGLATAESLSAYMIYQPNEQTVESDRTVISNIHRGGTPPIEAGAYLAEILEEILRYRASGVKYAQMRLK, encoded by the coding sequence ATGAAACCAATCGATGTGGATGATCTGGTACAGCGTGTCTGGGAAGAAATGATGCGGAAGAGGCAGGAGGCCATTCCATTTCCAGAGCAGAAGCAACGGGGCGTCGAGCGTCCAAAGAACCCGGAAGCGTTGGAGCGAGCGATGAATCGGACGCCTGCTCGAATCGGCATCGGCAGGGCAGGGACTCGGATGAAGACCGGAAGCTACCTGCAATTTCGCATTGATCAGGCGGCGGCTCAGGACGCGGTCATGAAATCGATCAGTCCCGACTGGCTCGAACAGCTTCAGCTGCCGGCCCTCTGCACGAGAGCGAAAGACATGCAGGAATATTTGATGAATCTCGATTCCGGCCGGATGCTCTCGAATGAATCCGCCGCTTGGCTGCAGCGCCATGGAGAGATGGGAAAAGACGTGCAGATCATCATATCGGACGGCCTCAGCACGTCCGCATGCGAAGCCACCATACCTGACTTGCTGCCAGCACTGATGCAAGGGCTGACATTGAAAAAGATCAGCGTCGCAAAACCGATCTTCATCCACAGAGGGCGAGTATGGGTGCAGGATCATGTCGCTTCCATCGTGAAATGCAAGGTGGTTATTTCGTTGATTGGGGAGCGGCCCGGACTCGCTACAGCGGAAAGCCTAAGCGCCTACATGATCTATCAGCCCAATGAACAAACGGTGGAGTCGGATCGCACGGTCATTTCCAACATCCATCGTGGAGGGACACCACCGATCGAAGCGGGCGCCTATTTGGCGGAGATTCTGGAGGAGATTTTACGCTATCGAGCGAGTGGGGTAAAATACGCCCAAATGCGTTTGAAATAA
- a CDS encoding helix-turn-helix transcriptional regulator — protein MKIERLLAIVTLLMGKRRMSATELAKHFEVSLRTIYRDLETINTAGIPIVAYPGSSGGFEIMESFTIDRQYVSLDELVTLIAALKGVQTSAAERQVGPLLEKIKSLVSTGSEKRGTAHAHPIVYDFNPWGHTEESMRRVNQLREAIESRQRVTFLYTKYQGETQKRTVEPITLILKGYVWYVYGYCQWRQAYRLFRLSRMADLMVKNDTFHPHQYTGEALKWLEEWNQEEQVMLVLEFSQSVHVRVRDMFRPEEIETKEDGTLLVKTMASHDEWLYGMLLSFGDALYVMEPELVRCRLHDTVKRMAARYEREER, from the coding sequence ATGAAGATCGAACGACTTCTGGCTATCGTCACGCTGCTGATGGGCAAGCGGAGAATGAGCGCCACGGAGCTGGCCAAGCACTTTGAGGTGTCCCTTCGCACCATCTATCGCGATCTGGAAACGATCAACACAGCAGGAATCCCCATCGTCGCCTACCCGGGATCGAGCGGCGGCTTTGAAATCATGGAGAGCTTTACCATAGATCGGCAATACGTATCCTTGGACGAGCTAGTGACCCTCATTGCAGCTCTTAAAGGAGTGCAGACCTCCGCGGCTGAAAGGCAGGTGGGGCCCTTATTGGAGAAAATCAAATCGCTGGTGTCGACCGGAAGCGAAAAAAGAGGAACCGCACACGCGCATCCGATCGTCTACGATTTTAATCCATGGGGGCATACAGAAGAATCGATGCGTAGGGTGAACCAGCTCCGCGAGGCAATCGAAAGCAGGCAGCGAGTGACGTTTCTCTATACGAAGTACCAAGGTGAGACTCAAAAAAGAACGGTGGAACCAATCACACTGATCTTGAAGGGATACGTCTGGTACGTATACGGATACTGTCAATGGCGGCAAGCGTATCGGCTTTTCCGGCTATCCCGGATGGCTGACTTGATGGTGAAAAATGACACGTTTCACCCGCATCAATATACAGGGGAAGCGCTGAAGTGGCTGGAAGAGTGGAATCAGGAAGAGCAAGTCATGCTGGTCCTGGAGTTCTCACAAAGCGTCCACGTACGGGTCCGAGACATGTTTCGACCAGAAGAAATCGAGACCAAAGAGGATGGCACGCTCCTCGTCAAAACGATGGCGTCCCATGATGAGTGGTTGTACGGAATGCTTCTCAGTTTTGGAGATGCGTTGTATGTGATGGAACCAGAATTGGTCAGGTGCCGCCTCCATGATACAGTGAAAAGGATGGCGGCACGATACGAAAGGGAAGAACGTTGA
- a CDS encoding MerR family transcriptional regulator, producing MKKNGRLHYFTAGEFAKLCNVNKQTLFYYDKIGLFSPEIVADSGYRFYSYEQLEVFTGISVLKEMDMPLNDIKTFLENRNPQNLLELLETKQKEAQIKIERLSYLKKYLATKSEIVLESMNASEDSVLYVTLPEEYYIFSEYLGNPEIGEITTAFIEHLNYCHSFGIFSPYPVSGIVKTDNIPGPEVYGYARIYTRIFNKIDIPHIAIKPAGTYAVIYHKGGFRSAYKSYQQLVADVRCKGYNLGDFFYEDTMLDELAMRGYNNYTLKISVQCINKN from the coding sequence ATGAAAAAAAACGGCAGACTTCATTATTTTACAGCAGGAGAGTTTGCTAAGTTATGCAACGTTAATAAACAGACTCTGTTTTACTATGATAAAATCGGACTTTTTTCTCCTGAAATAGTTGCCGATAGCGGCTATCGATTTTATTCTTACGAGCAACTCGAAGTTTTTACTGGAATTTCTGTTTTAAAAGAAATGGATATGCCTCTTAACGATATAAAAACATTTCTTGAAAATAGAAATCCTCAGAACCTACTCGAGCTACTTGAAACAAAACAAAAAGAAGCTCAAATAAAAATTGAAAGACTCTCTTACCTTAAGAAGTATCTTGCTACTAAATCTGAAATCGTACTTGAATCCATGAATGCTTCTGAAGACTCTGTTTTATATGTTACTCTACCTGAAGAGTATTATATTTTTTCTGAATATCTTGGTAATCCTGAAATCGGCGAGATAACTACTGCGTTTATTGAACACTTAAATTATTGTCATAGCTTTGGAATATTTAGTCCTTACCCGGTAAGCGGTATAGTGAAAACTGATAATATACCCGGTCCCGAAGTTTATGGCTATGCTCGAATCTATACAAGAATTTTTAATAAAATTGACATCCCTCATATTGCTATTAAGCCTGCAGGGACTTACGCAGTCATTTATCATAAGGGTGGATTCCGAAGTGCATATAAAAGTTATCAACAGCTTGTTGCAGATGTAAGGTGTAAGGGTTATAATCTCGGAGATTTTTTTTATGAAGATACTATGCTTGATGAGTTGGCAATGCGTGGCTATAATAACTACACCTTAAAAATATCCGTTCAATGTATAAATAAAAATTGA
- a CDS encoding ethanolamine ammonia-lyase subunit EutB: MKLACVIRKQHYSFGSVREVLAKASEEKSGDQMSKIAAQSALERMAAKVVLSEMTLADLYENPVIPYEKDEVTRIIYDDLNLSIYEEIKNWTVGELREYILSFSSGMSELTRISRGLTSEMIAATAKLMSSIDLVMASQKMRHQAYCNTLIGEPGRLAFRCQPNHPIDDPEGILASIKEGLSYGSGDAVIGINPNNDSVESVTKLLKMSHEFMQKWEIPTQNCVLAHITTQMQALRGGAPISLMFQSLAGSQRANEAFGVSKDLLDEAMELMLRKGTAAGPNVMYFETGQGSEVSLDSHEGVDMQTLEARTYGFCRHWKPFMVNNVSGFIGPETLYDGRQMIRADLEDLFMGKLHGLPMGIAPTYTNHMNADQNDQEIAGMLTTLAGANFYMGVPGGDDVMLSYQDTSYHDDASYRELLGLRPLREFEKWLEKMGIMENGRLTERAGDLSIFD; this comes from the coding sequence ATGAAATTGGCATGTGTCATCCGCAAACAACACTATTCGTTTGGTTCTGTGCGTGAAGTGCTGGCAAAGGCGAGTGAAGAAAAATCCGGTGATCAAATGAGCAAAATCGCGGCACAATCAGCCCTGGAGCGGATGGCTGCGAAAGTCGTGCTCAGTGAGATGACACTGGCGGATTTGTATGAAAACCCTGTGATCCCGTATGAGAAGGATGAAGTCACCCGGATCATTTACGATGACCTGAACCTTTCGATTTACGAAGAAATCAAAAATTGGACGGTCGGTGAACTGCGGGAGTACATTTTGTCCTTTTCGTCCGGAATGTCTGAGCTGACTCGTATCAGCCGTGGTTTGACCAGTGAAATGATAGCTGCGACGGCCAAGCTGATGTCGAGCATCGACCTCGTGATGGCCTCGCAAAAGATGCGTCATCAAGCGTATTGCAATACATTGATCGGTGAGCCTGGCCGACTCGCGTTTCGCTGTCAGCCCAATCATCCGATCGATGATCCGGAAGGGATTCTCGCCTCTATCAAGGAAGGGCTCTCCTACGGGTCGGGGGACGCGGTCATCGGGATCAACCCAAACAACGATTCAGTCGAAAGCGTCACGAAGCTGCTCAAGATGAGCCATGAATTCATGCAAAAGTGGGAGATTCCGACGCAAAACTGCGTGCTCGCACATATCACGACACAGATGCAGGCATTGCGCGGTGGCGCCCCGATTTCCCTGATGTTTCAGAGCCTGGCCGGCTCACAGCGCGCCAACGAGGCATTCGGTGTCTCCAAAGACCTGTTGGACGAGGCGATGGAGCTGATGCTGCGCAAAGGGACGGCAGCAGGGCCAAATGTGATGTACTTTGAGACGGGTCAAGGCTCAGAGGTATCGCTGGATTCACATGAAGGTGTCGACATGCAGACCTTGGAGGCGAGAACGTACGGTTTCTGTCGTCACTGGAAGCCTTTCATGGTCAATAACGTCTCAGGGTTCATCGGACCGGAGACGCTTTACGACGGCAGGCAAATGATCCGAGCCGATCTGGAAGATTTGTTCATGGGAAAGCTGCACGGATTGCCCATGGGAATCGCACCGACCTATACCAATCACATGAATGCCGATCAGAATGACCAGGAGATCGCTGGAATGCTGACGACGCTGGCTGGCGCCAACTTTTACATGGGGGTACCCGGCGGAGACGATGTCATGCTCAGCTACCAGGATACGAGCTACCACGACGATGCTAGCTATCGGGAGCTACTCGGCCTGAGACCGCTGCGCGAGTTTGAAAAATGGCTGGAGAAGATGGGGATCATGGAAAATGGTCGACTGACAGAGCGGGCAGGGGACTTGTCCATTTTTGACTAG
- a CDS encoding AAA domain-containing protein, with product MQLVDKLKKYHDKLNDLRRNNKNIRFTQCDKSYIDLTTIPQGRISNFDLLDHVILHRNTSNLQITLSKSPLMDETKWTNQCKDLHKEWTTRHTETGERDMFVGFPFLSGKLQDGSFIHGPLLFYPVELKKKDGDWFLSFEEDGEVSWNRALILAVQQANEIKINDSQLEQTLPLKDPYDLVSYQTMLWDWGLPLHSPQPHQNLSLVPFDDYLKMLKDGVIPKESTKKFAWDQVETPLQIVPHAILGQFSQGKRGISKDYQSLIKEVEQGEKADLVAALLNELTLELGETDKKPILNVDEGKEEEHVFILDSDSSQEEVILSARFERGIVVNGPPGSGKSQMIVNLIADTIRLGKPVLLVAEKKAALTVVLQRLQEVGLEEFVALVHDEKEDRSLLYDKIAKLVGGTHNVEFERAKREYTHYSEQIAVKTTYLKGISDTLWLNQSNGISLFRMYDRALKYRNKAPLFRLPSKGYDMRVDDIDKLKEKLERLGRYASRYLHAGHPWSKRKSLADWDITKRNQWFDVFGALLVQEEQEALERHQWETLGFPISYLERNGQAFDQGHSLLRRAMDRKWLAKWYWNRWVKKNQHVVTRLGGHDELEWDKLLDHFSNFRRWRETREQFEQHIHSLTPLFPEDYLQDQYHRWKQGESLRDWLQGLHDSLLSDWDEMKQMDREVASLPNTEQEIFKMCMQTIPPIKELSQGSIWWELVEQAYLDYWIHVAEEGNPKVKDVSEDEYEIQRQQFAALLKRKQEVSALYLRMKLKHEITEIPEKVRSDIAYRCGLKNKTWPIRKLLQEYPDILAKVVPVWLVSPSIASTIFPLEKELFDLVIFDEASQCPAEYGIPALFRGRRIIVAGDEKQLKPTMIGKKTYVMDEDDEDYYEDIQTAESLLDLAKLNFKPKPLKWHYRSKYEELINFSNHAFYKNIQVAPNVLPTQDPPSIQWFHVENGQWANNSNMAEAKKVVDLIGDHYLHGDRTLSLGVVAMNGHQQDLIERLIARRAQEDSEFGVVYNQVMGGDLEKTLIVRNIENIQGDERDIIIFSVTYARDVKGNTSGRFGLINHDDGENRLNVAITRAKQGMRIVASLYPSEMAGDEENRGVYYFKRFLEYAYAISEGNLQMAKSVLARINSDYKMSQDSKELKFDSTFEEEVYNALSEKGYRLVTQVGESSYRIDLGVVDPNNPNSYLMGIECDGAMYHSSKTARERDVTRQRFLENKGWTIERIWSRNWWRRPEYEVARIEQRIQEAMKKRMNVFP from the coding sequence ATGCAACTCGTGGACAAGCTCAAAAAATACCATGACAAATTAAATGATCTTCGAAGAAACAATAAAAACATTCGTTTTACCCAATGCGATAAGTCTTATATTGATTTAACAACCATTCCTCAAGGAAGGATAAGCAATTTTGATCTTCTTGATCACGTCATTCTTCACCGAAATACCAGCAACCTACAAATTACTCTATCAAAGAGTCCTCTAATGGATGAAACGAAATGGACGAATCAATGTAAAGATCTTCATAAAGAATGGACCACTCGCCATACGGAAACAGGCGAGCGGGATATGTTTGTTGGGTTCCCCTTTCTTTCAGGAAAATTGCAAGATGGCTCCTTTATTCATGGTCCACTACTTTTCTATCCGGTTGAGCTAAAGAAGAAAGACGGAGATTGGTTTCTTTCCTTTGAAGAAGACGGGGAAGTAAGTTGGAATCGAGCTTTAATTCTGGCCGTCCAACAAGCCAATGAAATCAAGATAAACGACAGTCAATTGGAACAAACGCTTCCATTGAAAGATCCCTATGACCTAGTATCATACCAAACCATGCTATGGGATTGGGGCCTTCCCCTTCACTCTCCTCAACCACATCAAAACCTGTCACTTGTTCCTTTTGATGACTATTTGAAGATGTTAAAGGACGGAGTCATCCCAAAAGAATCCACGAAGAAGTTTGCATGGGATCAAGTTGAAACTCCACTTCAAATCGTCCCACATGCAATCCTCGGGCAATTTAGTCAAGGGAAAAGGGGCATTTCAAAAGACTATCAATCGTTAATAAAAGAAGTCGAGCAAGGAGAAAAAGCGGATTTAGTGGCGGCTTTATTAAATGAACTCACATTAGAGCTCGGAGAAACTGACAAAAAACCGATACTCAACGTGGATGAAGGTAAGGAAGAAGAGCATGTATTTATCCTCGATTCCGATTCATCACAAGAGGAAGTGATATTGTCAGCTCGCTTTGAACGAGGGATCGTCGTAAATGGGCCACCAGGGTCAGGTAAGTCCCAGATGATAGTCAATTTAATCGCTGACACCATCAGACTCGGTAAACCAGTACTATTGGTTGCGGAAAAGAAAGCCGCCTTGACCGTCGTACTACAACGGTTGCAGGAGGTTGGTTTAGAGGAATTTGTTGCGTTGGTCCACGATGAAAAAGAAGATCGGAGTTTGCTTTATGATAAAATTGCAAAACTTGTTGGAGGTACACATAACGTAGAGTTCGAACGAGCTAAACGGGAGTACACTCATTACTCCGAACAAATTGCGGTAAAGACGACATATTTAAAAGGTATATCTGATACGCTATGGCTAAACCAATCCAATGGTATATCCTTATTTCGGATGTACGATCGGGCTTTAAAGTATAGGAACAAAGCCCCCCTCTTTCGTCTGCCTTCGAAGGGGTATGATATGAGGGTAGATGATATAGACAAACTTAAAGAAAAATTAGAGCGTCTCGGGCGCTACGCCAGTCGCTATCTCCATGCTGGGCATCCGTGGTCCAAGAGAAAAAGCCTTGCAGATTGGGATATCACGAAGCGCAATCAATGGTTTGATGTTTTTGGCGCACTTTTAGTTCAAGAAGAACAGGAGGCACTAGAACGGCACCAGTGGGAAACTTTAGGATTCCCCATAAGTTATCTAGAGAGAAATGGACAAGCATTTGATCAAGGTCATTCACTCTTACGTCGTGCCATGGATAGGAAGTGGCTAGCTAAGTGGTATTGGAATCGTTGGGTAAAGAAAAATCAACATGTTGTCACTCGGTTAGGAGGACATGATGAACTCGAATGGGACAAGTTATTGGATCACTTCTCCAACTTTCGGAGGTGGCGAGAAACACGTGAGCAGTTTGAGCAGCACATACATAGTTTAACTCCCCTTTTCCCAGAAGATTATCTCCAAGATCAATACCACCGATGGAAACAGGGAGAATCCTTACGTGACTGGCTGCAAGGATTACATGATTCCTTGCTATCAGATTGGGACGAGATGAAACAAATGGATCGGGAAGTAGCGTCCCTCCCTAATACGGAGCAAGAGATCTTTAAAATGTGTATGCAAACTATCCCCCCCATTAAAGAACTATCACAGGGATCAATTTGGTGGGAGCTAGTTGAACAAGCTTACCTTGACTATTGGATTCATGTTGCAGAAGAAGGAAATCCAAAGGTCAAAGATGTGTCTGAAGATGAGTACGAAATCCAGCGTCAACAATTCGCCGCTTTATTAAAACGAAAACAAGAAGTCTCCGCTTTATACCTTCGAATGAAACTTAAGCACGAAATTACTGAAATTCCCGAAAAGGTAAGGAGTGATATCGCTTATCGTTGTGGATTGAAAAACAAAACATGGCCAATTCGGAAATTGCTCCAAGAATACCCCGATATATTGGCCAAAGTTGTGCCCGTCTGGTTGGTGTCTCCTTCTATAGCGAGCACCATTTTTCCCTTAGAAAAAGAACTGTTTGACCTCGTCATCTTTGATGAGGCGAGTCAATGTCCAGCAGAGTACGGCATACCAGCTTTGTTTCGTGGACGTCGCATTATAGTAGCTGGGGATGAAAAACAATTAAAACCAACTATGATCGGTAAGAAGACGTACGTAATGGATGAAGACGACGAAGACTATTACGAGGACATCCAGACAGCTGAGTCCCTGTTAGATTTAGCAAAGCTCAATTTCAAACCAAAACCGTTAAAGTGGCATTACCGTTCGAAATACGAGGAGCTTATAAATTTCTCGAACCACGCTTTTTATAAGAATATCCAAGTGGCCCCAAATGTCCTCCCAACCCAAGATCCTCCATCGATCCAATGGTTTCATGTGGAGAATGGGCAGTGGGCTAACAATTCAAATATGGCAGAAGCTAAGAAAGTCGTAGATCTGATAGGAGACCATTACCTTCATGGTGATCGGACCCTCTCCTTGGGTGTAGTAGCAATGAATGGTCACCAACAGGATCTCATCGAGCGGCTGATTGCACGGAGAGCACAAGAAGATTCGGAGTTTGGCGTAGTTTATAACCAAGTGATGGGGGGAGATTTAGAGAAAACTTTGATCGTCCGTAACATCGAAAATATCCAAGGGGACGAGCGCGACATCATCATTTTCTCGGTAACTTATGCAAGAGATGTGAAAGGAAATACTTCGGGGCGATTTGGTTTGATTAATCACGATGATGGTGAGAATCGTCTAAACGTAGCAATTACACGGGCAAAGCAAGGAATGCGTATCGTCGCCTCCCTCTATCCTTCAGAAATGGCAGGAGATGAAGAAAATAGAGGCGTCTATTACTTTAAGCGATTTTTGGAATATGCCTATGCAATCTCAGAAGGCAATCTCCAGATGGCGAAGTCGGTGTTAGCTCGAATTAACTCCGATTATAAAATGAGTCAAGACAGTAAAGAATTGAAGTTCGATAGCACTTTTGAAGAGGAGGTTTACAACGCCCTTTCCGAGAAGGGATATCGATTAGTTACACAAGTCGGTGAGTCTTCGTATCGGATCGACTTAGGGGTGGTTGATCCAAATAACCCAAATTCGTATTTGATGGGTATCGAATGCGACGGAGCAATGTATCACAGCTCTAAAACAGCAAGGGAAAGGGATGTTACCCGACAACGCTTTTTGGAAAACAAGGGCTGGACAATAGAAAGGATCTGGAGTCGCAACTGGTGGAGACGCCCTGAATATGAAGTAGCGAGAATCGAGCAACGGATTCAAGAAGCGATGAAGAAGCGCATGAACGTTTTTCCGTGA
- a CDS encoding DMT family transporter has product MGSLSAIFCEVLFGFSYLFTKRITDSISPMTLLSWRFIFAFLFLNICMVAGIMKVDFKNKSISSLFFVAIFPVLYFIGETIGINLTSASESGAIIACIPIVTLSFSALILKKIPTRLQVTGVSITAIGIIVIVLTKGMEATFSPIGYIMLFLAVTSYSLYSIFSEKAVEFTSTEKTYAMIALGTVVFTLIALIENLNSGTLKDFFVLPFTNFDFLIAVLYLSISCSVVAFLLYNLAISYIGTNKSASFVGISTIVTVIAGIVILKEKFTLVQMLGATLVISGVYLANFIYESSKSEGEHHNKEIVSDDTYPS; this is encoded by the coding sequence TTGGGTAGTTTAAGTGCAATCTTTTGTGAAGTGTTATTTGGCTTTAGTTATCTTTTTACAAAAAGGATTACAGACTCAATATCCCCAATGACATTACTAAGTTGGCGATTTATTTTTGCCTTTCTTTTTTTGAATATATGTATGGTTGCTGGTATCATGAAAGTGGATTTTAAAAACAAATCAATTTCATCGCTATTTTTTGTGGCAATTTTTCCAGTTTTATATTTTATTGGAGAAACCATTGGTATTAATTTAACTTCTGCCTCTGAAAGCGGTGCAATAATCGCCTGTATTCCAATTGTTACACTATCGTTTTCTGCTCTTATATTGAAAAAAATCCCTACAAGATTGCAAGTAACAGGCGTCAGTATTACAGCAATAGGTATTATAGTAATTGTATTAACAAAAGGAATGGAAGCAACATTTAGTCCAATCGGCTATATAATGCTGTTCCTTGCAGTAACTTCATACAGTCTATACTCTATTTTTTCTGAAAAAGCAGTTGAGTTTACTAGTACAGAGAAAACCTATGCAATGATTGCATTGGGAACAGTTGTTTTTACTCTCATAGCGCTTATCGAAAATTTAAATTCTGGAACATTAAAAGATTTTTTTGTTCTTCCATTTACAAACTTTGATTTTCTTATTGCAGTACTTTATTTAAGTATAAGTTGCTCTGTAGTTGCTTTTCTTCTCTATAATTTGGCCATTTCTTATATTGGTACAAATAAATCCGCCTCTTTTGTCGGCATTTCTACTATTGTTACAGTAATAGCAGGTATAGTTATATTAAAAGAAAAATTTACCTTGGTTCAAATGCTTGGTGCAACATTAGTGATTAGTGGGGTTTACTTGGCAAATTTTATTTATGAAAGTAGTAAATCAGAAGGTGAGCATCATAATAAAGAAATAGTTTCGGACGACACATATCCATCATAA